The following proteins come from a genomic window of Synergistota bacterium:
- the pduL gene encoding phosphate propanoyltransferase, producing MADFGEELVKKIVEEILAWERRVPVIVGVSNRHVHISEDAEKILFGGNKITVKAYLRQPGQFAANETVKLLGPKGMIDNVRIVGPVRKSCQVEVSISDCYHLGVEPVVRDSGQLKGTPGIYIIGPAGVIKLEEGVIVAQRHIHMKPEEARSLGVKDGDIVRIRFEKGIRCGVLGGVLVRVSENYALECHLDVEEANALGVKTGDIVYMEVGGI from the coding sequence ATGGCGGATTTTGGGGAGGAACTCGTAAAAAAAATAGTCGAAGAGATTTTAGCTTGGGAAAGAAGAGTACCTGTGATAGTTGGTGTTTCCAATAGACATGTTCATATATCTGAGGATGCGGAGAAGATACTTTTTGGGGGGAATAAAATAACGGTGAAAGCTTATCTTAGGCAACCGGGACAATTTGCTGCAAATGAAACTGTAAAATTGTTAGGTCCTAAGGGAATGATAGATAACGTTAGGATAGTGGGACCTGTTAGAAAGAGTTGTCAAGTTGAAGTCTCAATTTCCGATTGTTATCACCTAGGTGTTGAGCCGGTAGTTAGGGATTCAGGCCAGCTTAAGGGAACTCCTGGAATATATATTATAGGACCGGCTGGTGTAATTAAGCTTGAGGAAGGAGTAATAGTCGCTCAAAGGCATATTCATATGAAACCTGAAGAGGCTAGATCTTTAGGGGTTAAAGATGGTGATATAGTGAGAATACGATTTGAGAAAGGTATAAGATGTGGAGTTTTAGGTGGAGTATTAGTTAGAGTTAGTGAAAATTATGCTTTAGAATGTCATCTCGATGTAGAGGAAGCTAATGCGTTGGGGGTTAAGACAGGTGATATAGTTTACATGGAGGTGGGGGGAATATAA
- a CDS encoding cobalamin adenosyltransferase, translating into MKVLTEIELRNELRKRGPVRRFVVPPGTIITPAALSYLNENKIEIVYGEAESTEEKEPEKKKEEPKAKARFELLSAGLGVDEKPEHFTHLSGNKLVSKSHPRIKLRGKIDSLEAHIILAQTQIAKAGFPQVVSHLEEVLSIVRKILRAEVLGEPLEEFKLFGLSWSDIRDISHHPRKFIGIDHFIPSWENGEVMAYLNLIRTQIRECEIAACEAFYDEFEGVKREDILIAFNRLSSALYVMMCWLRAGRYPKGG; encoded by the coding sequence TTGAAAGTTCTCACAGAAATAGAGTTAAGAAACGAGTTAAGAAAAAGGGGGCCTGTGCGGCGCTTTGTGGTGCCGCCAGGTACGATAATTACGCCGGCAGCTTTGAGTTATCTTAATGAAAATAAGATCGAAATTGTTTACGGGGAAGCGGAATCTACTGAGGAAAAAGAGCCGGAGAAAAAGAAAGAAGAACCTAAGGCTAAGGCGAGATTTGAGTTATTAAGTGCAGGGTTAGGGGTTGATGAGAAGCCAGAGCACTTTACTCACTTAAGTGGTAATAAGTTAGTTTCTAAAAGCCACCCAAGAATTAAGTTGAGGGGGAAAATAGACTCTTTAGAGGCCCATATTATTCTGGCTCAAACACAAATAGCAAAGGCTGGCTTCCCACAAGTTGTTAGTCACTTGGAAGAGGTTTTATCTATAGTTAGGAAGATACTAAGAGCTGAGGTTTTAGGTGAGCCTTTAGAAGAATTTAAATTGTTTGGTTTATCATGGTCGGATATTAGAGATATTTCACACCATCCTAGGAAGTTTATAGGAATAGATCACTTTATTCCATCTTGGGAGAATGGAGAGGTTATGGCTTATTTGAACTTGATTAGAACACAGATAAGAGAGTGTGAGATAGCCGCATGTGAAGCATTTTATGATGAATTTGAAGGGGTTAAGAGGGAGGATATACTGATAGCCTTTAATAGACTTAGCAGCGCTTTGTATGTAATGATGTGTTGGTTACGAGCTGGCAGGTATCCAAAAGGAGGATAA
- the eutM gene encoding ethanolamine utilization microcompartment protein EutM: MAVNQIALGMIETRGLVAAIEAADAMLKAANVTLIGKEKIGGGYVTVMVRGDVGAVKAATDAGAAAAARVGELVSVHVIPRPHPEVEYILPKLKKGEEEAGSTT, from the coding sequence ATGGCAGTTAATCAGATAGCCCTCGGTATGATAGAAACAAGAGGGCTTGTAGCAGCAATAGAAGCTGCTGATGCTATGTTGAAGGCTGCGAATGTGACGCTTATAGGTAAGGAAAAGATAGGAGGAGGTTATGTAACTGTGATGGTTAGGGGCGATGTAGGTGCTGTTAAAGCTGCAACAGATGCTGGAGCTGCAGCCGCTGCAAGGGTGGGTGAGTTAGTTTCTGTTCATGTTATTCCCAGGCCTCATCCCGAGGTTGAGTACATACTTCCTAAGCTTAAGAAAGGGGAGGAAGAAGCCGGTTCAACAACTTAG
- a CDS encoding acetaldehyde dehydrogenase (acetylating), with the protein MRNIDKDLLALQEVRDLVIQAKKAQKVVEDFSQEQVDRIVEAMAMEAIKASDWLAKLAAEETGVGVYEHKIIKNLFAARAVYDHIKDMKTVGVINIDKEKGIYEIAEPVGVIAALTPVTNPTSTVIYKSLIAVKARNAVVFSPHPRAIECTGKAVEILHKAAVRAGAPEGILGCLSTVTLEAAQALMKHPDVSLILATGGAEMVKAAYSAGKPAYGVGPGNVPAYIEASADVPTAVKCIIDSKTFDNGTICSAEQAIICEHSNASEVKSWIEKLGGVFLRPDEAYRLEKYMFRSDGTLNPAVVGKSACYIAEAAGIPVPKNTRVLVVPLDGAGKEYPLSKEKLSPVIAFYEVGNWQEACKLCVKILEAGGMGHTLCIHSRNEEIIMKFALEKPAFRILVNQPGVFGAIGGTSGLPPSLTLGCGTLGGNITSDNIGPQHLMNIKRLAYPVRTVEELETYLKGGISISEKRLDPELVRRIVEEVIKRLS; encoded by the coding sequence ATGAGGAATATTGATAAAGATCTCCTTGCTCTACAGGAGGTTAGAGATCTTGTTATACAGGCAAAGAAAGCTCAAAAGGTTGTAGAGGACTTCTCTCAGGAACAGGTGGATAGAATTGTAGAGGCCATGGCTATGGAGGCCATAAAAGCTTCCGATTGGCTTGCTAAGCTTGCAGCGGAAGAGACGGGAGTTGGAGTATACGAGCATAAGATTATCAAAAATTTATTTGCTGCTAGAGCAGTTTATGACCATATAAAAGATATGAAGACTGTGGGAGTCATAAATATTGATAAAGAAAAGGGTATCTATGAAATAGCTGAGCCTGTGGGAGTTATAGCTGCTTTAACACCGGTAACAAATCCAACTTCTACAGTTATATATAAATCCCTTATAGCTGTTAAGGCAAGAAATGCGGTGGTATTTAGTCCTCATCCGCGTGCTATTGAATGTACCGGTAAGGCTGTTGAAATTTTACACAAGGCTGCTGTAAGAGCTGGAGCGCCGGAAGGGATTCTGGGGTGTTTAAGTACAGTAACGTTAGAGGCTGCTCAGGCTCTTATGAAGCACCCAGATGTGAGTCTAATTTTAGCTACTGGTGGAGCTGAGATGGTGAAGGCTGCTTATAGCGCTGGTAAGCCCGCTTATGGGGTAGGTCCTGGTAATGTACCTGCCTATATAGAGGCAAGTGCTGATGTTCCAACTGCAGTTAAATGTATTATAGATAGTAAGACTTTCGATAACGGTACCATATGTTCTGCGGAACAAGCTATAATCTGTGAGCATTCAAACGCTTCTGAGGTTAAATCTTGGATTGAAAAATTGGGGGGTGTTTTCTTAAGGCCCGATGAAGCTTATAGACTTGAGAAATATATGTTTAGAAGTGATGGGACTCTTAATCCAGCTGTGGTTGGGAAATCTGCTTGTTACATAGCTGAGGCAGCGGGTATACCGGTACCTAAGAATACGAGGGTTTTGGTTGTTCCTCTTGATGGAGCCGGCAAAGAGTATCCACTTTCAAAAGAAAAGCTCAGTCCAGTTATAGCCTTTTACGAGGTAGGTAACTGGCAAGAGGCATGTAAACTTTGTGTAAAAATATTAGAAGCTGGGGGAATGGGGCATACATTGTGTATTCACTCTCGTAATGAGGAGATAATTATGAAATTCGCTCTTGAAAAGCCGGCTTTTAGGATATTGGTGAATCAACCAGGAGTTTTTGGAGCTATAGGTGGAACGAGTGGTTTACCTCCATCCCTAACGCTTGGTTGTGGAACATTAGGTGGTAATATCACTTCTGATAATATAGGACCACAGCATTTAATGAATATAAAAAGACTTGCTTATCCTGTCAGGACGGTTGAGGAATTGGAAACATACCTTAAGGGTGGGATCTCAATCTCTGAAAAGAGGTTAGATCCAGAGTTGGTAAGGCGTATTGTTGAGGAAGTAATTAAGAGGTTATCTTGA
- the eutL gene encoding ethanolamine utilization microcompartment protein EutL, with amino-acid sequence MYGFGPVRAKVLAVRIIPNVNEFMKEALKLKPHQRSIGMLTCTIDDVGYTAVDEATKKADVEVVYARSFYAGSAHASGPLSGEFIGILAGPNPAEVRSGLDAAIAMIEEEACFWAANEEGTIAFYAQTISRTGSYLSKINNIPEGSPLAYLIAPPLEAMYALDAAIKAAEVRMTSFFGPPTETNFAGGHLTGTQSACKAACDAFAAAVIEVAREPKRY; translated from the coding sequence GTGTACGGTTTTGGACCAGTAAGAGCAAAGGTTTTGGCTGTTAGGATTATTCCTAATGTTAATGAGTTTATGAAAGAGGCTTTGAAACTTAAACCCCATCAAAGAAGTATAGGTATGCTAACCTGTACTATAGACGATGTGGGTTATACTGCTGTTGATGAAGCAACTAAGAAAGCGGATGTCGAAGTTGTGTATGCTCGTTCTTTTTATGCAGGATCGGCTCACGCTTCTGGGCCATTATCTGGAGAGTTTATAGGAATTCTGGCTGGTCCTAATCCTGCAGAGGTTAGAAGCGGTTTAGATGCTGCTATAGCAATGATAGAGGAAGAGGCTTGTTTCTGGGCAGCTAATGAGGAGGGAACTATAGCATTTTATGCCCAAACTATATCTAGAACAGGATCTTATCTCTCTAAAATTAATAACATTCCTGAGGGAAGCCCATTAGCTTACCTTATAGCTCCACCTTTAGAGGCTATGTATGCTTTGGACGCTGCTATCAAGGCTGCGGAGGTTAGAATGACATCGTTCTTTGGGCCTCCTACAGAGACAAACTTTGCTGGAGGTCATCTTACTGGAACTCAGTCAGCTTGCAAAGCTGCTTGTGATGCTTTTGCTGCTGCTGTTATAGAGGTGGCTAGGGAACCCAAACGCTACTAA